A region from the Ammospiza nelsoni isolate bAmmNel1 chromosome 1, bAmmNel1.pri, whole genome shotgun sequence genome encodes:
- the NT5C3A gene encoding cytosolic 5'-nucleotidase 3A isoform X1, protein MDRTAVAKMGAVASASVCALVGGVVLAQYIFTMKKKTACMQALHLWTLLATYAVAVGQNQGQKNQECPKLNAQMPEFQKKTVHIKDPARVEEIICGLIKGGAAKLQIITDFDMTLSRFSYNGKRCPTCHNIIDNSKIITDECRKKLLQLKETYYAIEIDPALTIEEKYPYMVEWYHKSHALLIEQGLQKDKFAEIVRESDVMLKEGYENFFDKLSEHNIPVFIFSAGIGDILEEVIHQAGVYHSNVKVVSNFMDFDENGILKGFKGELIHVYNKHDGALKNTEYFKQLKDNSNIILLGDSQGDLSMADGVANVEHILKIGYLNDKVDELLEKYMDSYDIVLVKDESLEVANSILQKIL, encoded by the exons ATGGACAGGACCGCCGTGGCCAAGATGGGAGCGGTGGCGAGCGCCAGCGTGTGCGCGCTGGTGGGCGGGGTGGTGCTGGCGCAGTACATCTTCACCATGAAGAAGAAGACGG CCTGCATGCAAGCCCTGCATCTCTGGACTCTGCTTGCCACCTATGCTGTTGCAGTAGGACAAAATCAAGGACAGAAGAATCAGGAGTGCCCTAAGCTCAACGCACAG ATGCCAGAATTTCAGAAGAAGACTGTCCATATTAAGGATCCAGCAAGAGTAGAGGAGATTATTTGTGGCCTCATCAAAGGTGGAGCTGCCAAACTTCAG ATTATTACAGATTTTGATATGACATTAAGTAGATTTTCCTACAATGGAAAAAGATGTCCAACTTGTCATA ACATCATTGATAACTCTAAGATCATCACAGATGAATGTCGGAAAAAG tTACTTCAGCTGAAAGAAACTTACTATGCCATTGAAATTGATCCAGCTCTCACCATTGAAGAGAAATACCCATATATGGTAGAATG GTACCATAAATCCCACGCACTACTCATTGAACAAGGCTTACAGAAGGACAAGTTTGCAGAAATTGTAAGGGAATCTGATGTTATGCTGAA AGAAGGGTATGAGAACTTCTTTGATAAGCTCAGTGAACATAATATTCCTGTGTTCATATTTTCTGCTGGGATTGGTGACATTCTTGAGGAAGTAATCCACCAGGCTGGGGTCTACCATTCTAATGTCAAAGTGGTTTCCAATTTCATGGACTTTGATGAAAAC GGAATATTAAAAGGATTTAAAGGAGAATTGATTCATGTTTACAACAAACATGATGGTGCCTTGAAGAACACAGAGTACTTCAAACAGCTAAAAGACAACAGCAATATCATACTGCTGGGTGATTCTCAAGGAGACTTGAGTATGGCAGATGGAGTAGCAAATGTTGAGCACATTCTTAAGATTGGCTATCTCAATGATAAA GTAGATGAGCTTTTGGAAAAATACATGGACTCTTATGATATTGTCTTGGTGAAAGATGAATCCCTGGAAGTTGCCAACTCCATTCTACAGAAAATCCTGTAA
- the NT5C3A gene encoding cytosolic 5'-nucleotidase 3A isoform X3 yields the protein MQALHLWTLLATYAVAVGQNQGQKNQECPKLNAQMPEFQKKTVHIKDPARVEEIICGLIKGGAAKLQIITDFDMTLSRFSYNGKRCPTCHNIIDNSKIITDECRKKLLQLKETYYAIEIDPALTIEEKYPYMVEWYHKSHALLIEQGLQKDKFAEIVRESDVMLKEGYENFFDKLSEHNIPVFIFSAGIGDILEEVIHQAGVYHSNVKVVSNFMDFDENGILKGFKGELIHVYNKHDGALKNTEYFKQLKDNSNIILLGDSQGDLSMADGVANVEHILKIGYLNDKVDELLEKYMDSYDIVLVKDESLEVANSILQKIL from the exons ATGCAAGCCCTGCATCTCTGGACTCTGCTTGCCACCTATGCTGTTGCAGTAGGACAAAATCAAGGACAGAAGAATCAGGAGTGCCCTAAGCTCAACGCACAG ATGCCAGAATTTCAGAAGAAGACTGTCCATATTAAGGATCCAGCAAGAGTAGAGGAGATTATTTGTGGCCTCATCAAAGGTGGAGCTGCCAAACTTCAG ATTATTACAGATTTTGATATGACATTAAGTAGATTTTCCTACAATGGAAAAAGATGTCCAACTTGTCATA ACATCATTGATAACTCTAAGATCATCACAGATGAATGTCGGAAAAAG tTACTTCAGCTGAAAGAAACTTACTATGCCATTGAAATTGATCCAGCTCTCACCATTGAAGAGAAATACCCATATATGGTAGAATG GTACCATAAATCCCACGCACTACTCATTGAACAAGGCTTACAGAAGGACAAGTTTGCAGAAATTGTAAGGGAATCTGATGTTATGCTGAA AGAAGGGTATGAGAACTTCTTTGATAAGCTCAGTGAACATAATATTCCTGTGTTCATATTTTCTGCTGGGATTGGTGACATTCTTGAGGAAGTAATCCACCAGGCTGGGGTCTACCATTCTAATGTCAAAGTGGTTTCCAATTTCATGGACTTTGATGAAAAC GGAATATTAAAAGGATTTAAAGGAGAATTGATTCATGTTTACAACAAACATGATGGTGCCTTGAAGAACACAGAGTACTTCAAACAGCTAAAAGACAACAGCAATATCATACTGCTGGGTGATTCTCAAGGAGACTTGAGTATGGCAGATGGAGTAGCAAATGTTGAGCACATTCTTAAGATTGGCTATCTCAATGATAAA GTAGATGAGCTTTTGGAAAAATACATGGACTCTTATGATATTGTCTTGGTGAAAGATGAATCCCTGGAAGTTGCCAACTCCATTCTACAGAAAATCCTGTAA
- the NT5C3A gene encoding cytosolic 5'-nucleotidase 3A isoform X2, with product MDRTAVAKMGAVASASVCALVGGVVLAQYIFTMKKKTGKKTKIIEMMPEFQKKTVHIKDPARVEEIICGLIKGGAAKLQIITDFDMTLSRFSYNGKRCPTCHNIIDNSKIITDECRKKLLQLKETYYAIEIDPALTIEEKYPYMVEWYHKSHALLIEQGLQKDKFAEIVRESDVMLKEGYENFFDKLSEHNIPVFIFSAGIGDILEEVIHQAGVYHSNVKVVSNFMDFDENGILKGFKGELIHVYNKHDGALKNTEYFKQLKDNSNIILLGDSQGDLSMADGVANVEHILKIGYLNDKVDELLEKYMDSYDIVLVKDESLEVANSILQKIL from the exons ATGGACAGGACCGCCGTGGCCAAGATGGGAGCGGTGGCGAGCGCCAGCGTGTGCGCGCTGGTGGGCGGGGTGGTGCTGGCGCAGTACATCTTCACCATGAAGAAGAAGACGGGTAAGAAGACCAAGATCATCGAGATG ATGCCAGAATTTCAGAAGAAGACTGTCCATATTAAGGATCCAGCAAGAGTAGAGGAGATTATTTGTGGCCTCATCAAAGGTGGAGCTGCCAAACTTCAG ATTATTACAGATTTTGATATGACATTAAGTAGATTTTCCTACAATGGAAAAAGATGTCCAACTTGTCATA ACATCATTGATAACTCTAAGATCATCACAGATGAATGTCGGAAAAAG tTACTTCAGCTGAAAGAAACTTACTATGCCATTGAAATTGATCCAGCTCTCACCATTGAAGAGAAATACCCATATATGGTAGAATG GTACCATAAATCCCACGCACTACTCATTGAACAAGGCTTACAGAAGGACAAGTTTGCAGAAATTGTAAGGGAATCTGATGTTATGCTGAA AGAAGGGTATGAGAACTTCTTTGATAAGCTCAGTGAACATAATATTCCTGTGTTCATATTTTCTGCTGGGATTGGTGACATTCTTGAGGAAGTAATCCACCAGGCTGGGGTCTACCATTCTAATGTCAAAGTGGTTTCCAATTTCATGGACTTTGATGAAAAC GGAATATTAAAAGGATTTAAAGGAGAATTGATTCATGTTTACAACAAACATGATGGTGCCTTGAAGAACACAGAGTACTTCAAACAGCTAAAAGACAACAGCAATATCATACTGCTGGGTGATTCTCAAGGAGACTTGAGTATGGCAGATGGAGTAGCAAATGTTGAGCACATTCTTAAGATTGGCTATCTCAATGATAAA GTAGATGAGCTTTTGGAAAAATACATGGACTCTTATGATATTGTCTTGGTGAAAGATGAATCCCTGGAAGTTGCCAACTCCATTCTACAGAAAATCCTGTAA
- the NT5C3A gene encoding cytosolic 5'-nucleotidase 3A isoform X4: MPEFQKKTVHIKDPARVEEIICGLIKGGAAKLQIITDFDMTLSRFSYNGKRCPTCHNIIDNSKIITDECRKKLLQLKETYYAIEIDPALTIEEKYPYMVEWYHKSHALLIEQGLQKDKFAEIVRESDVMLKEGYENFFDKLSEHNIPVFIFSAGIGDILEEVIHQAGVYHSNVKVVSNFMDFDENGILKGFKGELIHVYNKHDGALKNTEYFKQLKDNSNIILLGDSQGDLSMADGVANVEHILKIGYLNDKVDELLEKYMDSYDIVLVKDESLEVANSILQKIL, encoded by the exons ATGCCAGAATTTCAGAAGAAGACTGTCCATATTAAGGATCCAGCAAGAGTAGAGGAGATTATTTGTGGCCTCATCAAAGGTGGAGCTGCCAAACTTCAG ATTATTACAGATTTTGATATGACATTAAGTAGATTTTCCTACAATGGAAAAAGATGTCCAACTTGTCATA ACATCATTGATAACTCTAAGATCATCACAGATGAATGTCGGAAAAAG tTACTTCAGCTGAAAGAAACTTACTATGCCATTGAAATTGATCCAGCTCTCACCATTGAAGAGAAATACCCATATATGGTAGAATG GTACCATAAATCCCACGCACTACTCATTGAACAAGGCTTACAGAAGGACAAGTTTGCAGAAATTGTAAGGGAATCTGATGTTATGCTGAA AGAAGGGTATGAGAACTTCTTTGATAAGCTCAGTGAACATAATATTCCTGTGTTCATATTTTCTGCTGGGATTGGTGACATTCTTGAGGAAGTAATCCACCAGGCTGGGGTCTACCATTCTAATGTCAAAGTGGTTTCCAATTTCATGGACTTTGATGAAAAC GGAATATTAAAAGGATTTAAAGGAGAATTGATTCATGTTTACAACAAACATGATGGTGCCTTGAAGAACACAGAGTACTTCAAACAGCTAAAAGACAACAGCAATATCATACTGCTGGGTGATTCTCAAGGAGACTTGAGTATGGCAGATGGAGTAGCAAATGTTGAGCACATTCTTAAGATTGGCTATCTCAATGATAAA GTAGATGAGCTTTTGGAAAAATACATGGACTCTTATGATATTGTCTTGGTGAAAGATGAATCCCTGGAAGTTGCCAACTCCATTCTACAGAAAATCCTGTAA